One genomic region from Xylocopa sonorina isolate GNS202 chromosome 8, iyXylSono1_principal, whole genome shotgun sequence encodes:
- the LOC143426084 gene encoding uncharacterized protein LOC143426084 isoform X1 codes for MAFMMKKKKYKFSVEVGLEELTAVPFVNAVLFAKLRLLDGGSFVDNSTREEVQEHKVRWNARFEFLCKMSANASTGVLEPCILRISVRKELKGGRSFQKLGFTDLNLAEFAGAGLCRTRCLLEGYDSRHRQDNSMLRVAIKMNMLSGDILFKVPSPSLKQTQLAVPGVPGVSGVSADEVTASERCTNREDYVSSSSLAGSIASASSGFGSLPKKRPALFSSELLSGAESYDPMTLSEIVPSALPVEALAEAHTESGHSRNSSNTSQLSKGSGYGSLNSHSQHSRQSSSGDSGHIRSPSWPVWAPRIPNVSQSYSNQPVRPETSLDSDSPSSSSMMLLDPRNRFWSTSSPLSSRDGKSIARSSMRSSVIGVVLSSSEYSEASRSRNGVDANRANEDSDDRLGVFRVPGPNDVPRHSRKNYERNSFEGCNEGDASNASTAATNERNGQQRNAVASAAKPRIGQPGWRSISKTCDCIEKGQTSPVLRLAEQARAVSSPDPLHRPDNPRASLRSATTAQTLRGIGGGHRKLLDGTGGKLATVATSPADSEESSLGVPEVAPPSSQHRNSITPPNPSGGSGLSETGSLDRAKAALERRKKAEDGTGNPILCRVEVTRPNPDSLIDELIKATNLEQTDLESSETTGLQLFIAKDGTTALGSHEVKSQMPAGVFKQVVMEENNR; via the exons GGAGGAAGTGCAGGAGCACAAGGTTAGATGGAACGCCAGGTTCGAGTTTCTATGCAAGATGAGTGCCAACGCGTCCACCGGTGTCCTCGAGCCGTGCATTCTGAGGATATCCGTGAGAAAG GAATTGAAGGGAGGCAGGTCCTTCCAGAAGCTCGGCTTCACCGACCTGAACCTCGCCGAATTCGCAGGAGCTGGACTCTGCAGAACGAGGTGCCTTCTGGAAGGCTACGACTCGAGACATCGACAGGACAATTCCATGTTACGCGTTGCCATCAAGATGAACATGCTGTCCGGGGACATTCTGTTCAAAGT GCCGTCCCCGTCGTTGAAGCAAACGCAGCTCGCTGTACCGGGTGTGCCAGGTGTTTCCGGCGTGTCGGCGGACGAAGTGACCGCGTCCGAGAGATGCACCAATCGAGAGGACTATGTGTCCAGCAGCTCGTTGGCTGGGAGCATAGCCAGCGCTAGCAGCGGTTTCGGCAGTCTTCCTAAAAAGAGGCCTGCTCTCTTTTCCTCGG AGCTCCTTAGCGGGGCGGAGTCGTACGATCCGATGACCCTAAGCGAGATCGTCCCATCGGCTCTTCCAGTGGAGGCTCTGGCTGAAGCGCACACGGAGTCAGGTCATTCTCGTAACAGCAGCAACACCAGCCAATTGAGCAAAGGCTCCGGCTACGGATCCTTGAATTCACACAGTCAGCACAGTAGGCAGAGCAGTAGTGGTGACAGTGGCCACATTAG GTCACCCTCCTGGCCGGTATGGGCTCCACGTATCCCAAATGTCTCCCAAAGTTACTCGAACCAACCAGTCAGACCCGAGACGTCCCTCGACTCCGACTCCCCCTCCTCGTCTTCCATGATGCTACTGGACCCACGAAATCGGTTCTGGTCTACGTCCAGCCCTCTTTCGTCGCGCGATGGTAAATCGATCGCGCGCAGCTCGATGAGATCGAGCGTAATCGGCGTTGTCCTCTCGTCGAGCGAGTACAGCGAGGCGAGTCGGTCGAGGAACGGGGTCGACGCGAATCGCGCGAACGAGGACAGCGACGACCGGTTAGGGGTGTTCAGGGTGCCAGGGCCGAACGACGTGCCGCGACACTCGCGCAAGAATTACGAGAGGAACAGCTTCGAGGGGTGTAACGAGGGTGACGCGTCGAACGCGAGCACTGCTGCGACGAACGAGAGAAACGGACAGCAGAGGAACGCGGTCGCGTCAGCCGCGAAACCGAGGATCGGTCAGCCAGGTTGGCGAAGCATATCGAAAACCTGCGACTGCATCGAGAAAGGCCAGACGAGCCCGGTTTTGCGGCTGGCCGAGCAGGCCAGAGCCGTATCCTCCCCAGATCCCCTTCATAGGCCCGATAACCCCAGAGCCTCGCTACGTTCCGCGACGACCGCTCAGACCCTCAG GGGTATTGGCGGAGGCCACCGGAAGTTGCTGGACGGGACGGGGGGCAAGCTGGCTACGGTCGCCACCAGCCCAGCGGACTCCGAGGAGTCCTCCTTAGGGGTACCGGAAGTCGCTCCACCGAGCTCCCAGCACCGAAACAGCATAACCCCACC AAATCCCTCTGGTGGTTCGGGGCTTAGCGAGACGGGATCTTTGGACCGAGCAAAGGCCGCGTTGGAGCGCAGGAAAAAGGCAGAGGACGGGACGGGAAATCCGATTTTGTGCAGGGTCGAGGTGACCAGGCCGAACCCGGACTCCCTAATCGACGAGCTGATCAAAGCAACGAATTTGGAACAGACGGATCTCGAGAGTTCCGAGA CAACCGGTCTTCAGCTGTTCATCGCGAAAGACGGGACGACCGCGCTCGGCAGCCACGAAGTGAAAAGTCAGATGCCCGCGGGTGTGTTCAAGCAAGTGGTGATGGAGGAGAATAATAGGTAA
- the LOC143426084 gene encoding uncharacterized protein LOC143426084 isoform X2 — protein sequence MAFMMKKKKYKFSVEVGLEELTAVPFVNAVLFAKLRLLDGGSFVDNSTREEVQEHKVRWNARFEFLCKMSANASTGVLEPCILRISVRKELKGGRSFQKLGFTDLNLAEFAGAGLCRTRCLLEGYDSRHRQDNSMLRVAIKMNMLSGDILFKVPSPSLKQTQLAVPGVPGVSGVSADEVTASERCTNREDYVSSSSLAGSIASASSGFGSLPKKRPALFSSELLSGAESYDPMTLSEIVPSALPVEALAEAHTESGHSRNSSNTSQLSKGSGYGSLNSHSQHSRQSSSGDSGHIRSPSWPVWAPRIPNVSQSYSNQPVRPETSLDSDSPSSSSMMLLDPRNRFWSTSSPLSSRDGKSIARSSMRSSVIGVVLSSSEYSEASRSRNGVDANRANEDSDDRLGVFRVPGPNDVPRHSRKNYERNSFEGCNEGDASNASTAATNERNGQQRNAVASAAKPRIGQPGWRSISKTCDCIEKGQTSPVLRLAEQARAVSSPDPLHRPDNPRASLRSATTAQTLRNPSGGSGLSETGSLDRAKAALERRKKAEDGTGNPILCRVEVTRPNPDSLIDELIKATNLEQTDLESSETTGLQLFIAKDGTTALGSHEVKSQMPAGVFKQVVMEENNR from the exons GGAGGAAGTGCAGGAGCACAAGGTTAGATGGAACGCCAGGTTCGAGTTTCTATGCAAGATGAGTGCCAACGCGTCCACCGGTGTCCTCGAGCCGTGCATTCTGAGGATATCCGTGAGAAAG GAATTGAAGGGAGGCAGGTCCTTCCAGAAGCTCGGCTTCACCGACCTGAACCTCGCCGAATTCGCAGGAGCTGGACTCTGCAGAACGAGGTGCCTTCTGGAAGGCTACGACTCGAGACATCGACAGGACAATTCCATGTTACGCGTTGCCATCAAGATGAACATGCTGTCCGGGGACATTCTGTTCAAAGT GCCGTCCCCGTCGTTGAAGCAAACGCAGCTCGCTGTACCGGGTGTGCCAGGTGTTTCCGGCGTGTCGGCGGACGAAGTGACCGCGTCCGAGAGATGCACCAATCGAGAGGACTATGTGTCCAGCAGCTCGTTGGCTGGGAGCATAGCCAGCGCTAGCAGCGGTTTCGGCAGTCTTCCTAAAAAGAGGCCTGCTCTCTTTTCCTCGG AGCTCCTTAGCGGGGCGGAGTCGTACGATCCGATGACCCTAAGCGAGATCGTCCCATCGGCTCTTCCAGTGGAGGCTCTGGCTGAAGCGCACACGGAGTCAGGTCATTCTCGTAACAGCAGCAACACCAGCCAATTGAGCAAAGGCTCCGGCTACGGATCCTTGAATTCACACAGTCAGCACAGTAGGCAGAGCAGTAGTGGTGACAGTGGCCACATTAG GTCACCCTCCTGGCCGGTATGGGCTCCACGTATCCCAAATGTCTCCCAAAGTTACTCGAACCAACCAGTCAGACCCGAGACGTCCCTCGACTCCGACTCCCCCTCCTCGTCTTCCATGATGCTACTGGACCCACGAAATCGGTTCTGGTCTACGTCCAGCCCTCTTTCGTCGCGCGATGGTAAATCGATCGCGCGCAGCTCGATGAGATCGAGCGTAATCGGCGTTGTCCTCTCGTCGAGCGAGTACAGCGAGGCGAGTCGGTCGAGGAACGGGGTCGACGCGAATCGCGCGAACGAGGACAGCGACGACCGGTTAGGGGTGTTCAGGGTGCCAGGGCCGAACGACGTGCCGCGACACTCGCGCAAGAATTACGAGAGGAACAGCTTCGAGGGGTGTAACGAGGGTGACGCGTCGAACGCGAGCACTGCTGCGACGAACGAGAGAAACGGACAGCAGAGGAACGCGGTCGCGTCAGCCGCGAAACCGAGGATCGGTCAGCCAGGTTGGCGAAGCATATCGAAAACCTGCGACTGCATCGAGAAAGGCCAGACGAGCCCGGTTTTGCGGCTGGCCGAGCAGGCCAGAGCCGTATCCTCCCCAGATCCCCTTCATAGGCCCGATAACCCCAGAGCCTCGCTACGTTCCGCGACGACCGCTCAGACCCTCAG AAATCCCTCTGGTGGTTCGGGGCTTAGCGAGACGGGATCTTTGGACCGAGCAAAGGCCGCGTTGGAGCGCAGGAAAAAGGCAGAGGACGGGACGGGAAATCCGATTTTGTGCAGGGTCGAGGTGACCAGGCCGAACCCGGACTCCCTAATCGACGAGCTGATCAAAGCAACGAATTTGGAACAGACGGATCTCGAGAGTTCCGAGA CAACCGGTCTTCAGCTGTTCATCGCGAAAGACGGGACGACCGCGCTCGGCAGCCACGAAGTGAAAAGTCAGATGCCCGCGGGTGTGTTCAAGCAAGTGGTGATGGAGGAGAATAATAGGTAA